In Bacillus toyonensis BCT-7112, a single window of DNA contains:
- a CDS encoding nucleoside recognition domain-containing protein produces MESHSASKALPLDYIIQHAQTLSKEDIRDDIVGDIYRTSASICKESVQYTNTDKLYRSEKLDKIFTSPIWGFPIMLGILSIIFYLTIAGANVPSDMIAEFFGWVEGYLTSWFQAMHSPEWLHGILILGLFRGIGAVISVMLPPMAIFFPMFALLENYGYLPRVAFNMDRLFKRSGAHGKQSLTMAMGFGCNAAAIMSTRIIESPRERMLAILTNNFVPCNGRWPTLILMASLFMAAGYTGSMQTFVTAGVVVGMVVIGVIMTLTVSWVLSKTALKGVPTHYTLELPPYRKPKIWNTIVRATLDKSIYVLKRAIVVAAPAAALTWLLANIFIGDTSLLMYFVNFLDPFAKMLGLDGFILAAFILGLPANEIVIPILLMSYLSTGSLTEIDDFNQIKNLFLENGWTWLTALNTMLFSLLHFPCGTTLVNIYKETKSAKWTFLSFAIPTVIAIVVTFLSTQLVHWLGLV; encoded by the coding sequence ATGGAATCTCACTCAGCCAGTAAAGCTCTTCCATTGGACTATATTATTCAACATGCACAAACACTATCAAAAGAAGATATACGAGATGATATTGTCGGAGATATTTACCGAACATCTGCAAGCATATGTAAAGAATCTGTTCAATATACAAATACTGATAAATTGTATCGTTCTGAAAAACTAGATAAAATTTTCACATCTCCAATTTGGGGATTTCCAATTATGCTAGGCATTTTATCTATTATCTTTTATCTTACAATTGCAGGCGCTAACGTACCATCTGATATGATTGCTGAGTTCTTTGGATGGGTCGAAGGATATTTAACATCTTGGTTCCAAGCAATGCATTCACCTGAATGGTTACATGGTATTTTAATACTTGGTTTATTCCGTGGTATCGGTGCTGTTATTAGCGTTATGTTACCACCTATGGCAATCTTTTTCCCTATGTTCGCACTATTAGAAAACTACGGATACTTACCACGTGTTGCGTTTAATATGGATCGTTTATTTAAGCGATCTGGTGCTCATGGTAAACAATCTTTAACAATGGCAATGGGATTCGGTTGTAATGCAGCTGCTATTATGTCAACGCGTATTATCGAATCGCCACGTGAACGTATGCTTGCTATCTTAACAAACAACTTCGTTCCATGTAACGGTCGCTGGCCTACGTTAATTTTAATGGCTTCACTATTTATGGCTGCTGGTTATACAGGTAGTATGCAAACATTTGTTACCGCTGGCGTTGTAGTTGGAATGGTTGTAATTGGTGTTATTATGACGTTAACCGTTTCTTGGGTACTATCGAAAACAGCTTTAAAAGGCGTTCCAACTCACTACACACTTGAGTTACCACCGTACCGTAAGCCAAAAATTTGGAATACAATTGTACGTGCAACACTCGATAAATCCATCTATGTTTTAAAACGAGCTATAGTTGTAGCTGCTCCTGCGGCTGCATTAACTTGGTTACTCGCTAATATTTTCATCGGTGACACAAGCCTGCTTATGTATTTTGTAAACTTCCTAGATCCATTCGCTAAAATGTTAGGACTTGACGGCTTTATTCTAGCTGCATTCATTCTTGGACTACCAGCTAATGAAATTGTTATTCCGATTTTATTAATGTCTTACTTATCAACTGGATCTTTAACTGAAATAGATGATTTTAATCAGATTAAAAATCTATTCTTAGAAAACGGTTGGACTTGGTTAACAGCGTTAAACACAATGTTGTTCTCCCTTCTTCATTTCCCGTGCGGAACGACACTAGTTAACATATATAAAGAAACAAAAAGTGCAAAATGGACATTCTTATCGTTTGCAATCCCTACCGTTATCGCCATTGTTGTTACATTCCTCTCTACACAATTGGTACATTGGTTAGGGCTTGTATAA
- a CDS encoding FeoA family protein, with translation MVSANTRPLSAFKTGEFVQIEKIQLEGTMKRRLLDLGFIPGATIKVLQRSPLGDPVAYQVSNTTIALRKEESSLIFGVLIGDDFR, from the coding sequence ATGGTATCGGCTAATACAAGACCACTTTCTGCATTTAAAACAGGAGAGTTTGTACAAATTGAGAAGATACAATTAGAAGGAACTATGAAACGACGTTTATTAGATCTAGGGTTTATCCCTGGGGCAACGATTAAAGTATTACAGCGCAGTCCACTTGGAGATCCGGTCGCTTATCAAGTAAGCAATACAACTATTGCACTGCGTAAAGAAGAAAGCTCCCTTATTTTCGGGGTATTAATAGGAGATGATTTCAGATGA
- the pstC gene encoding phosphate ABC transporter permease subunit PstC gives MKGKKQINYVKSEYIGRSLVTFCGIFIVLVTLAIIAFICGKGIQSFTQSGISFTEVLTSTKWNPNADEGTFGAVIFIIGSTLVSIGAVIISAPIAIALAIFMNLISPKFGNKVLKPVLELLVGIPSVVYGLLGVTILVPLLRDSFGGVGFSLIAGIIVLSIMILPTIASIASDAIRSVPFDYLEASYGLGSTKWQAISRVIVPAAKQGILTGIVLGLARAFGEALAVQMVIGNTIKLPEGIYSPTATLTGILTMDMTNTLNGTAWNNALWTLAMILLVISFLFILVIRAIGQRGER, from the coding sequence ATGAAGGGGAAAAAACAAATAAATTACGTAAAGAGTGAATATATAGGAAGATCACTCGTTACGTTTTGTGGTATTTTTATTGTTTTAGTTACATTAGCTATTATTGCGTTTATTTGTGGTAAAGGAATTCAATCTTTTACGCAAAGTGGTATCTCATTTACTGAGGTATTAACATCGACAAAATGGAATCCGAATGCTGACGAAGGAACCTTCGGAGCTGTAATTTTTATTATAGGTTCAACATTGGTTTCGATAGGTGCAGTTATTATTAGTGCGCCAATTGCTATAGCTCTTGCTATATTCATGAATTTAATTTCGCCGAAGTTCGGAAATAAAGTATTGAAGCCTGTTTTAGAACTATTAGTTGGTATTCCTTCAGTTGTATACGGATTATTAGGGGTTACGATTTTAGTGCCACTATTACGTGATTCGTTTGGAGGAGTGGGCTTTAGTTTAATTGCGGGTATTATTGTCCTAAGTATTATGATATTACCTACTATTGCTAGTATCGCTTCTGATGCAATACGCTCTGTTCCATTTGATTATTTAGAAGCTTCTTATGGTCTAGGATCAACGAAATGGCAAGCGATTAGTCGAGTGATTGTTCCTGCTGCAAAACAGGGGATTTTAACAGGTATAGTTTTAGGATTAGCGCGTGCTTTTGGTGAAGCGTTAGCGGTTCAAATGGTAATCGGGAACACGATTAAATTACCAGAAGGAATATATAGTCCAACAGCAACGTTAACGGGTATTCTGACAATGGATATGACGAATACATTGAACGGAACGGCTTGGAACAATGCGCTATGGACATTAGCGATGATTTTGCTTGTTATTTCATTCCTGTTTATTTTAGTAATTCGAGCGATTGGTCAAAGAGGTGAGCGATAA
- a CDS encoding FeoB small GTPase domain-containing protein, producing MSNHRIALAGNPNTGKSTLFNTLTGLKQHTGNWTGKTVLKAEGEYEHNGNKYTLIDLPGTYSLYSNSADEEVARDYIIFEKPEVTVVVIDGTAMERNLNLALQVMEMTSNVVICINLIDEAEKKGIVIDEKKLATSLGVPVVKISARNRIGIGHLLNVIAKVANKKIIPTPIKITYSEKIENMIQELEPQIYKVFGDVYPARWIALRILDGDKNFLTTLQKHHNEPLVREVVINGISLSQ from the coding sequence ATGAGCAACCACCGTATTGCTTTAGCTGGCAACCCGAATACCGGGAAAAGTACATTATTTAATACTTTAACAGGCTTAAAACAACATACTGGAAACTGGACGGGAAAAACTGTTTTAAAGGCCGAAGGGGAATATGAACATAACGGAAATAAATATACATTAATAGATTTACCTGGAACTTACTCACTATATTCAAATTCTGCGGATGAAGAAGTGGCGAGAGATTATATTATCTTTGAAAAGCCAGAAGTCACTGTAGTTGTTATAGACGGAACTGCTATGGAGAGAAATTTAAATTTAGCACTCCAAGTGATGGAAATGACGAGCAACGTAGTTATTTGTATTAACTTAATTGATGAAGCTGAGAAAAAAGGCATCGTTATTGATGAAAAGAAATTAGCAACATCACTCGGTGTACCGGTAGTAAAGATTTCAGCTCGAAACCGAATTGGTATCGGGCATTTACTAAATGTCATCGCTAAAGTAGCAAATAAAAAAATAATTCCAACACCAATTAAAATTACTTACAGCGAAAAAATCGAAAATATGATTCAGGAATTAGAACCACAAATTTATAAAGTGTTCGGTGATGTGTACCCAGCACGCTGGATTGCGTTACGTATATTAGATGGGGATAAAAATTTCTTAACTACACTTCAAAAACACCATAATGAACCACTTGTAAGGGAGGTCGTAATAAATGGAATCTCACTCAGCCAGTAA
- a CDS encoding phosphate ABC transporter substrate-binding protein PstS family protein: MVMKKGIKFSLAALVVAGALVGCGKAEDTASKDNAKGSDNAKQELSGTIAAAGSTALQPLAEEAGKKFMEKNSKVSIQVQGGGSGTGINQVASGAVQIGNSDVPSGDKIKDADKAKELVDNKVAGIAFALVVNKDVKVDNLTVQQVQDIFTGKVTNWKEVGGKDEKINVINRPASSGTRATFEKTVMKDAKINDGTGTTQDSNGAVEQAINSTPGSVSYLAMSYMVGEKKGALQTVKIDGSEPKVENIATGKYPFWSYEYMVTKGEAKEATKAYIDYVKGKDFEKQVEDMGYIPMSKLNK; the protein is encoded by the coding sequence ATGGTTATGAAAAAGGGTATTAAATTTTCTTTAGCAGCTTTAGTGGTAGCAGGAGCATTAGTTGGATGTGGGAAAGCAGAAGATACAGCTAGTAAAGATAATGCTAAAGGAAGCGATAATGCAAAACAAGAATTGTCAGGTACGATTGCAGCTGCAGGTTCTACAGCGCTTCAACCTCTTGCAGAGGAAGCTGGAAAGAAATTCATGGAGAAAAATTCAAAAGTTTCTATTCAAGTTCAAGGTGGCGGTAGTGGAACAGGGATTAACCAAGTAGCATCTGGTGCAGTACAAATTGGTAATTCGGATGTTCCATCTGGAGATAAAATAAAAGATGCTGATAAAGCAAAAGAATTAGTAGATAACAAAGTTGCGGGTATCGCATTCGCGCTTGTCGTAAATAAAGATGTAAAAGTTGATAACTTAACAGTACAACAAGTACAAGATATCTTCACTGGAAAAGTAACGAATTGGAAAGAGGTTGGCGGGAAAGACGAAAAAATCAACGTAATTAACCGTCCAGCTTCATCTGGTACACGTGCTACTTTTGAAAAGACAGTGATGAAAGACGCGAAAATTAATGATGGAACTGGTACGACACAAGATTCTAATGGTGCTGTAGAGCAAGCGATTAACTCTACTCCAGGTTCAGTGAGTTACTTAGCAATGTCTTACATGGTTGGTGAGAAAAAAGGCGCGCTACAAACGGTTAAAATTGATGGATCTGAACCAAAAGTTGAGAACATCGCTACTGGTAAATATCCATTCTGGTCTTACGAGTACATGGTAACAAAAGGTGAGGCAAAAGAAGCAACAAAAGCTTACATTGACTATGTAAAAGGTAAAGATTTCGAAAAGCAAGTAGAAGATATGGGTTACATTCCGATGTCTAAATTAAATAAGTAA
- a CDS encoding efflux RND transporter permease subunit, translated as MDRLTKFSLKNRAAIIIMVFLISILGVYSGSKLPMEFLPSIDNPAITVTTLSQGLDAETMTKDVTDPLEKQFRNLEHIDGIISSTHEGLSRIDIAYTSKANMKDAAREVEKAINTIKLPKDVTKPVVSQLNTSMIPLAQITIQKQNGFSKADEKQIEKEIVPQLESIDGVANVMFFGKSTSELSIVLDPNKLKDKNVTSEQVLKVVQGKETSTPTGAITVNKEEYNLRVIGEVKNINEIKNITVAPQVKLQDIAQIELKQNYDTISHINGEEGTGLIIMKEPSKNAVAIGKEIDKKIKDISKQYKDQFSIKLLASTHEQVENAVTSMGKEVILGAIAATLIILIFLRNFRTTLIAVVSIPLSILLTLFLLHQSNITLNILTLGGLAVAVGRLVDDSIVVIENIFRRLQKEPFSKDIIIDATKEVAVAITSSTLTTVAVFLPIGLVSGVIGKLMLPMVLAVVYSILSSLIVALTVVPLMAFLLLKKTKHRKPSSSPRYVATLKWALSHKFIILLTSFLLFAGSIAAYILLPKSNIKSEDDTMLSVNMTFPADYNSESQKQKAFDFEKKLLSNPDVTDVILRMGSSAEDAQWGQTTKNNLASIFVVFKKGSNIDQYIKDLKKDHKSFEPAELDYIKTSYSSSGGGNNLQFNVTATNETNLKKAANIVETKLKSMDALSKVKTNLEDSKKEWQIHIDQTKAEQLGLTPELAAQQVAFLMKKSPIGEISINNEKTTIMIEHKKENINKQTDILNANILSPINGPIPLKDIATISEKQLQTEIFHKDGKETIQITAEASSEDLSKVSAEVNNAITNLDLPSGAKVNIAGATESMQENFTDLFKIMGIAIGIVYLIMVITFGQARAPFAILFSLPLAAVGGILGLIISRTPVDINSLIGALMLIGIVVTNAIVLIERVQQNRENGMETRDALLEAGSTRLRPIIMTAVTTIVAMLPLLFGQSQAGSMVSKSLAVVVIGGLAVSTVLTLVVVPVMYELLDKIGRKRRSRRKISTSTETPDI; from the coding sequence ATGGATAGGTTAACAAAATTTTCATTAAAAAACCGAGCTGCTATTATTATCATGGTTTTTCTCATTTCCATACTCGGTGTTTATTCCGGCTCTAAATTACCTATGGAATTTTTACCAAGCATCGATAACCCTGCAATAACTGTCACAACATTATCTCAAGGGCTCGATGCTGAAACGATGACTAAAGACGTAACTGATCCCCTTGAAAAACAGTTTCGTAATTTAGAACATATTGATGGCATCATTTCCTCCACACACGAAGGATTATCACGCATCGACATTGCATATACATCCAAGGCAAATATGAAAGATGCAGCACGCGAAGTCGAAAAAGCAATTAATACGATTAAATTACCTAAAGATGTAACTAAACCTGTAGTTAGCCAATTAAATACTTCTATGATTCCACTCGCTCAAATTACCATTCAGAAGCAAAATGGATTTTCAAAAGCTGACGAAAAACAAATCGAGAAAGAAATCGTACCACAACTCGAAAGCATTGATGGTGTTGCCAATGTCATGTTTTTCGGAAAATCAACTTCCGAATTATCCATCGTTCTTGATCCTAACAAACTAAAAGATAAAAACGTAACATCAGAGCAAGTATTAAAAGTTGTACAGGGAAAAGAAACTTCCACTCCCACTGGAGCAATTACTGTTAATAAAGAAGAATACAATCTTCGTGTCATCGGGGAAGTAAAAAATATAAATGAGATTAAAAACATCACCGTAGCACCTCAAGTGAAATTGCAAGATATTGCTCAAATTGAACTGAAACAAAACTACGATACAATATCACACATAAACGGAGAAGAAGGAACAGGATTAATCATCATGAAAGAGCCGAGTAAAAACGCGGTTGCAATTGGAAAAGAGATTGATAAAAAAATTAAAGACATAAGTAAGCAATATAAAGATCAGTTTTCTATTAAACTTTTAGCCTCAACTCATGAACAAGTTGAAAATGCTGTTACTAGTATGGGAAAAGAAGTAATCCTTGGCGCAATCGCCGCTACTCTAATTATCTTAATCTTTTTGCGTAACTTCCGAACGACACTCATCGCTGTTGTCAGTATTCCATTATCTATTTTATTAACACTCTTTTTACTACACCAATCTAACATCACACTTAACATTTTAACTCTCGGTGGCTTAGCAGTTGCAGTTGGACGTCTCGTCGATGATAGTATCGTTGTCATTGAAAATATTTTTCGCCGTTTACAAAAGGAACCTTTCTCTAAAGATATTATTATCGATGCAACGAAAGAGGTTGCCGTCGCAATCACTTCTTCTACTTTAACAACGGTCGCTGTTTTTTTACCTATCGGCCTCGTATCAGGAGTAATCGGAAAATTAATGTTACCTATGGTATTAGCAGTTGTATATTCAATCCTTTCTTCTTTAATCGTCGCATTAACAGTTGTTCCACTTATGGCTTTTTTACTACTCAAAAAAACAAAGCATCGCAAGCCGAGCTCTTCACCACGATATGTAGCTACATTAAAGTGGGCTCTTTCTCATAAATTTATTATTCTACTAACTTCATTTTTATTATTTGCGGGATCAATCGCTGCATATATATTACTACCAAAATCGAACATAAAGTCCGAAGATGATACAATGTTATCCGTTAATATGACGTTTCCAGCTGATTATAATTCTGAATCTCAAAAACAAAAAGCCTTTGACTTCGAAAAGAAACTACTCTCTAATCCTGATGTAACAGATGTTATTTTACGAATGGGATCTAGCGCAGAAGATGCACAATGGGGGCAAACGACTAAAAATAATCTTGCCAGTATATTTGTAGTCTTCAAAAAGGGGTCTAATATCGACCAATATATTAAAGACTTAAAGAAAGATCATAAATCTTTTGAACCTGCCGAACTTGATTATATAAAAACGAGTTATTCAAGCTCTGGTGGGGGTAACAATTTACAATTTAACGTAACTGCTACTAACGAAACGAATCTAAAAAAAGCCGCTAACATCGTCGAAACAAAACTAAAGAGTATGGATGCTCTCTCTAAAGTAAAAACGAATTTAGAAGACTCTAAGAAAGAATGGCAAATTCATATTGATCAAACAAAAGCCGAACAATTAGGTTTAACCCCAGAATTAGCAGCACAACAAGTAGCATTCCTTATGAAGAAATCGCCTATTGGTGAAATTTCAATTAACAATGAAAAAACTACTATTATGATAGAGCACAAAAAAGAAAATATTAATAAACAAACAGATATTTTAAACGCAAACATACTGTCACCTATTAACGGACCAATTCCTTTAAAGGACATTGCAACTATTTCAGAAAAACAACTTCAAACAGAAATTTTCCATAAAGACGGAAAAGAAACAATTCAAATTACTGCTGAAGCCTCAAGTGAAGATTTAAGTAAAGTAAGCGCAGAAGTAAACAATGCGATAACCAACTTAGATTTACCTAGTGGAGCAAAAGTAAATATCGCCGGCGCCACTGAATCTATGCAAGAGAACTTCACAGATTTATTCAAAATCATGGGGATTGCAATTGGGATTGTATATTTAATTATGGTTATCACCTTTGGGCAAGCGCGTGCTCCTTTTGCAATTTTATTCTCCTTACCATTAGCTGCTGTCGGTGGTATTTTAGGATTAATCATTTCAAGAACACCTGTCGATATAAATTCTTTAATTGGCGCATTAATGTTAATTGGGATTGTCGTCACAAATGCAATTGTATTAATAGAAAGAGTGCAACAAAATCGAGAAAATGGCATGGAAACAAGGGACGCCTTACTAGAAGCTGGGTCCACGAGACTTCGTCCAATTATTATGACAGCTGTAACAACAATCGTTGCTATGCTTCCTCTCCTATTCGGTCAATCTCAAGCAGGGAGTATGGTATCAAAAAGTTTGGCAGTTGTTGTAATCGGCGGTTTGGCAGTTTCAACTGTTCTTACATTAGTAGTCGTTCCTGTTATGTACGAATTACTGGATAAAATCGGTAGAAAAAGACGTTCACGCAGAAAAATCAGTACTTCTACAGAAACACCTGATATTTAA
- the pstA gene encoding phosphate ABC transporter permease PstA — protein MNARTVNKVWTGIFYAVAALVVALLVFLVFEILQKGWGFWDPNFLFGEPSNTRAGGGIGPQLFNSFYMLVITLIISIPLGLGAGIYLAEYAKQGRFLSFVRLCIETMASLPSIVVGLFGLLVFVTMTGWGYTVMGGALALTILNLPGLTRVCENAISEVPHNVKEASLGLGATKWQTIARIIIPSSLPQIITGVILAAGRIFGEAAALIYTAGLTSPILNSAADFSSPAHPLNPFRPAETLAVHIWKLNSEGIIPDAKLIATKSAAVLIIMVLLFNVISRLIASVLHKRFTGTKRKSKTTKKVKAA, from the coding sequence ATGAATGCAAGAACGGTAAATAAAGTTTGGACAGGTATCTTTTATGCGGTTGCGGCTTTAGTTGTAGCTTTACTAGTGTTCTTAGTGTTTGAAATTTTACAAAAGGGATGGGGATTTTGGGATCCTAATTTCTTGTTTGGAGAACCAAGCAATACAAGAGCTGGTGGTGGGATTGGTCCGCAGTTATTCAATTCCTTCTATATGCTTGTTATAACGCTTATTATATCTATTCCTCTTGGATTAGGTGCTGGAATATATTTAGCGGAGTATGCAAAACAAGGTCGATTTTTAAGTTTTGTTCGTTTATGTATTGAAACAATGGCGTCTTTACCTTCTATTGTTGTTGGTTTATTCGGTTTGTTAGTGTTCGTTACAATGACAGGCTGGGGATACACGGTAATGGGTGGTGCTTTAGCTTTAACTATTTTAAACTTACCAGGTTTAACGCGTGTTTGTGAAAATGCGATTTCAGAAGTTCCTCATAATGTAAAAGAGGCGAGTCTTGGATTAGGTGCGACAAAGTGGCAAACGATCGCGCGTATTATTATCCCGTCGTCATTACCGCAAATTATTACAGGTGTTATTTTAGCGGCTGGCCGTATATTTGGTGAAGCAGCGGCATTAATTTACACAGCGGGTTTAACATCTCCAATTTTAAATTCAGCAGCGGACTTCTCAAGTCCTGCGCATCCTTTAAATCCATTTAGACCAGCTGAAACGTTAGCGGTTCATATTTGGAAGTTGAATTCTGAAGGGATTATCCCGGATGCGAAGTTGATTGCGACAAAATCTGCAGCTGTATTAATTATTATGGTATTACTATTCAATGTTATTTCACGCTTGATAGCATCTGTATTGCATAAGCGTTTTACAGGAACGAAAAGAAAAAGTAAAACGACGAAGAAGGTAAAAGCGGCATAA